Proteins co-encoded in one Chroicocephalus ridibundus chromosome 6, bChrRid1.1, whole genome shotgun sequence genomic window:
- the LOC134517222 gene encoding steroidogenic acute regulatory protein, mitochondrial-like gives MLPATLKLCCGIAHDHLRHPPGLKVAVLAAIQKEVRGLVVRGSRLLPSKIPHYIQRLTGKERAGCPEPDGDNIPSRLSVMDLSYITQGEMALQRALGILQKHTGWQAETVLDTGATVSSAAFPGLGKVFRAEVVLAVPVARLHRELFERIEQMPQWNPTLSQVKVLQCVGTDTLVTHEVTAPSPGNLVGQQDFVSVRHCGRRETAVYLVGTATHVKPLPSQEGCIRAESRLSCIVLQPLAGDPGRTHFTWLLSMDLKGWIPTSVLRRLLLLSQADFIKHLRRHLSAPPRAPEPRQEEDPREIPSHPSSSRDGRSRDPDIVLHPWEQRFVGILPSIRSQVLVAGIRQTHGFCSIFCEAHFTPQARDLQPQVFLRGVRKTLIQP, from the exons ATGCTGCCGGCCACCCTCAAGCTGTGCTGCGGCATCGCCCACGACCACCTCCGCCACCCACCTG GCTTGAAGGTAGCAGTCCTTGCAGCAATACAGAAGGAGGTGAGAGGGCTGGTGGTGAGAGGATCCCGTCTCCTGCCTTCCAAAATTCCTCATTACATTCAGAGGCTGACGGGGAAGGAGAGAG CCGGGTGCCCAGAACCTGATGGAGACAACATCCCCAGCCGGCTCTCCGTCATGGACCTCTCCTACATCACCCAAGGAGAGATGGCCCTGCAGCGAGCCCTGGGCATCCTGCAGAAGCACACGGGCTGGCAGGCAGAAACCGTGCTG gACACTGGGGCCACCGTGTCCagcgccgccttccccgggctgGGCAAGGTGTTTCGGGCAGAGGTGGTCCTGGCCGTGCCGGTGGCCCGGCTGCACCGCGAGCTGTTCGAGAGGATCGAGCAAATGCCCCAGTGGAACCCGACCCTCAGCCAGGTGAAG GTGCTGCAGTGTGTCGGGACGGACACGCTGGTGACGCACGAGGTCACCGCTCCCAGCCCAGGCAACCTGGTGGGCCAGCAGGACTTTGTCAGCGTGCGGCACTGCGGGAGGAGGGAGACTGCTGTCTACCTGGTGGGCACAGCCACTCACGTCAAGCCCCTGCCCTCGCAGGAAGGGTGCATCAG GGCTGAGTCCCGGCTGAGCTGCATCGTCCTGCAGCCGCTGGCGGGGGACCCCGGCCGTACCCACTTCACCTGGCTCCTCAGCATGGACCTGAAG GGCTGGATCCCCACCTCTGTCCTTCGCcgcctcctgctgctctcccaagCGGACTTCATCAAGCACCTCCGCCGGCACCTCTCTGCACCCCCCCGGGCCCCTGAGCCGCGGCAGGAG GAGGATCCCCGGGAGATCCCCAgccatcccagcagcagcagggatggccggTCCAGGGATCCCGACATCGTCCTGCACCCTTGGGAACAG CGTTTCGTGggcatccttccatccatccgctcccaggtgctggtcGCTGGGATCAGGCAGACGCATGGCTTTTGTTCCATCTTCTGTGAAGCCCACTTCACGCCGCAGGCAAGGGACCTCCAGCCTCAAGTGTTTTTAAGAGGAGTCAGAAAAACGCTCATCCAGCCTTGA